The Onthophagus taurus isolate NC chromosome 2, IU_Otau_3.0, whole genome shotgun sequence genome includes a window with the following:
- the LOC111428781 gene encoding uncharacterized protein isoform X1, protein MCTPSGHRATGGTPTAWKLRSERMGQSGRILQRFLSISLLLTPSQVEQPELIVRAEEVLLVVLVLMIWVAAIALFFNRWGQIRTLEPYQPKFQQSHHRTSCPLAPLSSPHITPQRMSFSKYNVNCFSDTYTGLPSPVSIRRPRLNSVFVGSSTMAILNTPPRRVKSAIDIQHLIVNEKSKRASLVGFNSMIPITSIHHRSERRPSISIERPFYGGRRRPSAAIDRPMLSHYHYGGGRNRRTSCFVDRRHKNFISFDQSERKLSITIEKVPSNGDQQKPNQSSVSFDTTTPSISFDSPTVIVEHAEINHCRSQRNSSHSTPKMSRSFEQPTPKMIVPRMSTSLDVQTGGGEKTSSDSSSQRTSLNAVESQSIEPNSSVSTIDHDGSSSVVVSFEDAAPLLETLKSSDV, encoded by the exons AGTGGGCACCGGGCCACGGGAGGTACTCCCACGGCATGGAAGTTGAGGTCAGAGAGGATGGGGCAATCAGGACGGATTCTGCAGCGATTCTTGTCAATATCACTCCTGCTTACCCCGTCACAGGTAG agcAACCAGAATTAATAGTCCGTGCCGAAGAAGTACTACTCGTGGTCTTGGTTTTAATGATATGGGTAGCCGCCATCGCCCTATTTTTCAATCGTTGGGGCCAAATTCgtactctagaaccatatcaaCCCAAGTTCCAGCAGAGTCATCATAGGACATCGTGTCCACTAGCACCATTGAGTTCACCACACATCACTCCTCAA CGTATGTCCTTTTCAAAATACAACGTAAACTGCTTCAGTGACACTTACACAGGCCTTCCATCTCCGGTTTCAATCCGAAGACCTCGTTTAAATTCCGTATTCGTAGGAAGTTCAACAATGGCAATTTTAAATACACCACCAAGACGAGTTAAATCCGCCATCGATATCCAACACTTAATAGTTAAcgaaaaaagtaaaagagcATCTTTGGTAGGTTTCAATTCCATGATACCCATCACAAGCATTCATCATCGTTCCGAACGAAGGCCATCCATCTCAATAGAAAGACCGTTTTATGGTGGTAGAAGAAGGCCATCAGCAGCCATAGATCGACCAATGTTATCTCATTACCATTACGGCGGTGGGAGAAATCGAAGAACTTCTTGTTTCGTTGATCGTcgacataaaaattttattagtttcgATCAAAGCGAGAGAAAATTAAGTATAACAATAGAAAAAGTACCATCTAATGGGGATCAACAGAAACCAAATCAAAGTTCTGTTAGTTTTGATACAACAACTCCTTCCATATCTTTTGATTCGCCAACTGTTATTGTTGAACACGCAGAGATTAATCATTGCCGTAGTCAAAGAAATTCCTCCCACTCAACACCGAAAATGTCAAGAAGTTTTGAACAACCAACACCAAAAATGATTGTTCCAAGGATGTCAACTAGTTTAGATGTACAAACGGGCGGTGGTGAAAAAACGTCATCAGATTCATCATCCCAAAGAACTTCTTTGAATGCTGTTGAGTCGCAAAGTATAGAACCGAATTCTTCAGTATCAACAATAGACCATGATGGATCATCATCAGTTGTTGTTTCATTTGAAGATGCAGCTCCATTACttgaaacgttaaaaagttccgatgtatga
- the LOC111428781 gene encoding uncharacterized protein isoform X2 — MEVEVREDGAIRTDSAAILVNITPAYPVTEQPELIVRAEEVLLVVLVLMIWVAAIALFFNRWGQIRTLEPYQPKFQQSHHRTSCPLAPLSSPHITPQRMSFSKYNVNCFSDTYTGLPSPVSIRRPRLNSVFVGSSTMAILNTPPRRVKSAIDIQHLIVNEKSKRASLVGFNSMIPITSIHHRSERRPSISIERPFYGGRRRPSAAIDRPMLSHYHYGGGRNRRTSCFVDRRHKNFISFDQSERKLSITIEKVPSNGDQQKPNQSSVSFDTTTPSISFDSPTVIVEHAEINHCRSQRNSSHSTPKMSRSFEQPTPKMIVPRMSTSLDVQTGGGEKTSSDSSSQRTSLNAVESQSIEPNSSVSTIDHDGSSSVVVSFEDAAPLLETLKSSDV; from the exons ATGGAAGTTGAGGTCAGAGAGGATGGGGCAATCAGGACGGATTCTGCAGCGATTCTTGTCAATATCACTCCTGCTTACCCCGTCACAG agcAACCAGAATTAATAGTCCGTGCCGAAGAAGTACTACTCGTGGTCTTGGTTTTAATGATATGGGTAGCCGCCATCGCCCTATTTTTCAATCGTTGGGGCCAAATTCgtactctagaaccatatcaaCCCAAGTTCCAGCAGAGTCATCATAGGACATCGTGTCCACTAGCACCATTGAGTTCACCACACATCACTCCTCAA CGTATGTCCTTTTCAAAATACAACGTAAACTGCTTCAGTGACACTTACACAGGCCTTCCATCTCCGGTTTCAATCCGAAGACCTCGTTTAAATTCCGTATTCGTAGGAAGTTCAACAATGGCAATTTTAAATACACCACCAAGACGAGTTAAATCCGCCATCGATATCCAACACTTAATAGTTAAcgaaaaaagtaaaagagcATCTTTGGTAGGTTTCAATTCCATGATACCCATCACAAGCATTCATCATCGTTCCGAACGAAGGCCATCCATCTCAATAGAAAGACCGTTTTATGGTGGTAGAAGAAGGCCATCAGCAGCCATAGATCGACCAATGTTATCTCATTACCATTACGGCGGTGGGAGAAATCGAAGAACTTCTTGTTTCGTTGATCGTcgacataaaaattttattagtttcgATCAAAGCGAGAGAAAATTAAGTATAACAATAGAAAAAGTACCATCTAATGGGGATCAACAGAAACCAAATCAAAGTTCTGTTAGTTTTGATACAACAACTCCTTCCATATCTTTTGATTCGCCAACTGTTATTGTTGAACACGCAGAGATTAATCATTGCCGTAGTCAAAGAAATTCCTCCCACTCAACACCGAAAATGTCAAGAAGTTTTGAACAACCAACACCAAAAATGATTGTTCCAAGGATGTCAACTAGTTTAGATGTACAAACGGGCGGTGGTGAAAAAACGTCATCAGATTCATCATCCCAAAGAACTTCTTTGAATGCTGTTGAGTCGCAAAGTATAGAACCGAATTCTTCAGTATCAACAATAGACCATGATGGATCATCATCAGTTGTTGTTTCATTTGAAGATGCAGCTCCATTACttgaaacgttaaaaagttccgatgtatga
- the LOC111428781 gene encoding uncharacterized protein isoform X3: MGQSGRILQRFLSISLLLTPSQVEQPELIVRAEEVLLVVLVLMIWVAAIALFFNRWGQIRTLEPYQPKFQQSHHRTSCPLAPLSSPHITPQRMSFSKYNVNCFSDTYTGLPSPVSIRRPRLNSVFVGSSTMAILNTPPRRVKSAIDIQHLIVNEKSKRASLVGFNSMIPITSIHHRSERRPSISIERPFYGGRRRPSAAIDRPMLSHYHYGGGRNRRTSCFVDRRHKNFISFDQSERKLSITIEKVPSNGDQQKPNQSSVSFDTTTPSISFDSPTVIVEHAEINHCRSQRNSSHSTPKMSRSFEQPTPKMIVPRMSTSLDVQTGGGEKTSSDSSSQRTSLNAVESQSIEPNSSVSTIDHDGSSSVVVSFEDAAPLLETLKSSDV; encoded by the exons ATGGGGCAATCAGGACGGATTCTGCAGCGATTCTTGTCAATATCACTCCTGCTTACCCCGTCACAGGTAG agcAACCAGAATTAATAGTCCGTGCCGAAGAAGTACTACTCGTGGTCTTGGTTTTAATGATATGGGTAGCCGCCATCGCCCTATTTTTCAATCGTTGGGGCCAAATTCgtactctagaaccatatcaaCCCAAGTTCCAGCAGAGTCATCATAGGACATCGTGTCCACTAGCACCATTGAGTTCACCACACATCACTCCTCAA CGTATGTCCTTTTCAAAATACAACGTAAACTGCTTCAGTGACACTTACACAGGCCTTCCATCTCCGGTTTCAATCCGAAGACCTCGTTTAAATTCCGTATTCGTAGGAAGTTCAACAATGGCAATTTTAAATACACCACCAAGACGAGTTAAATCCGCCATCGATATCCAACACTTAATAGTTAAcgaaaaaagtaaaagagcATCTTTGGTAGGTTTCAATTCCATGATACCCATCACAAGCATTCATCATCGTTCCGAACGAAGGCCATCCATCTCAATAGAAAGACCGTTTTATGGTGGTAGAAGAAGGCCATCAGCAGCCATAGATCGACCAATGTTATCTCATTACCATTACGGCGGTGGGAGAAATCGAAGAACTTCTTGTTTCGTTGATCGTcgacataaaaattttattagtttcgATCAAAGCGAGAGAAAATTAAGTATAACAATAGAAAAAGTACCATCTAATGGGGATCAACAGAAACCAAATCAAAGTTCTGTTAGTTTTGATACAACAACTCCTTCCATATCTTTTGATTCGCCAACTGTTATTGTTGAACACGCAGAGATTAATCATTGCCGTAGTCAAAGAAATTCCTCCCACTCAACACCGAAAATGTCAAGAAGTTTTGAACAACCAACACCAAAAATGATTGTTCCAAGGATGTCAACTAGTTTAGATGTACAAACGGGCGGTGGTGAAAAAACGTCATCAGATTCATCATCCCAAAGAACTTCTTTGAATGCTGTTGAGTCGCAAAGTATAGAACCGAATTCTTCAGTATCAACAATAGACCATGATGGATCATCATCAGTTGTTGTTTCATTTGAAGATGCAGCTCCATTACttgaaacgttaaaaagttccgatgtatga